Genomic segment of Perognathus longimembris pacificus isolate PPM17 chromosome 11, ASM2315922v1, whole genome shotgun sequence:
aatgttcatcgcagcagaaattgtcatagttagaatatggaaccaacccatatgcccctcagtagatgaatggatcaggaaaatgtggtacatatacacaatggtattttatgcctctatcagaaagaatgacattgccccattcataaggaaatggaaggacttggaaaaaattatactaagtgaattgagccagacccaaagaaacatggactctatggtctccctcatagggaataattagcacaggtttaggctagtcacagcagaagatcacaagagcccaatagctatacccttatgaacacataagatgatgctaagtgaaatgaactccatgttatggaaaggattgttatatcactgttgtaactccTTTCAAAAtactatgtgtaaccatagcttctattattgatgatcctcttgtatcctcttcctgtggttttacctgcactatctctgtatcttatctgagtacattggaaactgtgtatactggtattagaactaggaaactgaaagggaataccaaaatcgagggacacaggataaaaagacaaacgactacaaaagcaatacttgcaaaactgtttggtgtaaatgaactgaacaactcatggggggaaagggaaagggggaggagtgaggggggaatgagggaggaggtaacaaatagtacaaaaaatgtatataatgcctaatgtatgaaactgtaacctctctgtacatcagtttgacaataaaaataaaaaatattatatattcatattgcTATAATATAATAACTTAGACCTTTACAATTTCTTACTagaataatttctttattgtgcctttgaaaatatatgcatttatcattttaatttagaCTGAGGTGTTCCAATTACCAAGACCACAATAAACTCATATTATGAGGAAATTAAATCCCAAGATATTGACACAAAGTTTTCAACTTTCATATTAGTGATAGtacaaaaatatactttaaaattcacaaaatctgTGGGATCATGAAATCATTGCATATTTTTCACATATGAAGTCTACGAGATATAGATGGTTAGATATAAACATACtacaaacaaagaaaagtatCTCCCAAGAACATATGTCTCAGTATTGCTCATGATGAAGTTCATTGACTGTACTGTAAGTACCAAGTTTATGTATTAATTTGAGTCCTACAGGCTTTCTGTTTGTAAAACACATTTACATGACATAGTTTACAAGCtgaaattttaaagaagtaaTTGTTAATTTGACACCAACACTTCATGAATAAGAGAATATCCATTAGTGTACTATGATAGGAAAATGTTATAATATTTGTATCAtgaaatgtcttcctttttctcatttgttaattGAGCTATGTGGTATGCTATAACGTGTATTATTTATCTCCTGAGAACACAAgggtttatttcttttaaaattggttTCTCTTTAGAAACAAGTAAACAATTTATAGCTTGGCTTCTGTCATACCCCTACTTTATAAATTCCCCTTTTGTGTTTTGTCCTTTTTACCTAAAAAAGCAAAGGCATTTCTGGTTAATATATCACCTTCCATTTAAACTTCTGCATGACATTTAAGAATTGTTGGActgaatactttttaaaagtttctcaTACATTTCTGACTTTAGGAATCTGGGATAGGAATCCATTTCCATATGTCTATACACTATTTTTTGAGCCTCTTCAAAACATGATTCAGTAGGTTCTTGAATGTTCCTGGAGATAGTTTCTCTTGTTGAACTGTCGATGTTAATCTGAAAAGTAAAATTATATGTAAAGCCATATATAAGTAAGCATAATCAAAGACAGATATAAGGGAAAGATTTTGTTTATGATCCTTCTTTTTCAGCTTAATAAGGTAGATTTGTTCAGaggtacatacacaaaaagacTTTTAAGAAGTAaacattattctttaaaaaaataaatatccacCTTCCATAGAATACCAGGAGCTTAAAGAGACTACAGGACCCAAACCTAGTACAATTTTAAGAGCAATTGTTTTGGCAGATGTAAGAGGTTTGTTTGATACCATGTAAGTGAGGAAGTTTATAAAATTCAAGTATCTTTTTaaggaaaaaggaagttggtgCTCTTTCAAAGTTTTTCTTCCTCAATACTCACAAATGTTGCTTTAACAGACTGTGCCCTGAAATAAAAAAGCAGTGTGGAGAagtgggaaaggagaggggaagaagtgGTTATTTCAGTAAACCAAAAATTTCCAGACAAGAGACTTGGGGAAATAAGTCAACAATACAAGACTGTTCTACATAACAGAAACATTACATTCCACCCTTGAGCTGCTCCCCTTTAACAGGAAATTTCATTTTCCATTGTCTCTCTGGGTTTCTGTTTCACTcctggttctttactttgctcagGCAGTTGTAAGTCAGTGGGAGTAAATCAATATGGGTGAACGGTGGGTTTTCTAGTTTAACACTAGGGTTGGCAACCATATTTTGTACTGAGGAGCACAGTGGCAAGGAAAATTTTTCcaataattgtcttttttttttcttttaactttcttgGAAATTTAGACCATTTAGTAGGTAAAGACCTCATATCTCACAGCCCAACTTTAAATCCTATTTTACCACAGAAGTGTGTGATACTACATAGGTGAGTTAGTGTCTTGGCTTCCTATATCTTTTCTTCATGAAACTAACAGCAATAATGAATTTGTGACATGTGAAAATATACTCAGATGCCAAAATCCTGGCAGGTGTGGACACTGCTTGTCATCAGCACCCACCAGCCCACCAGAGAATGtgccaatctctgcttcccattATTACCTCTCTAGGGGACTGTGGCTGGATATAGATCCTATAAAGCTTCTTGGCCTTAGAAATTCTGCTTGACCGCGAGGCAAGTTTCTTATAGGTTTCACATGCCATCCAGAATTTTATGTTCTCTTCACTGTGCTCCATTTTTAAGTATGCGGCATAGACTACTGGACCATCTAAAATAGTAAAGAAATTAGTTTATTTTCATGGATCAACATTATCTGAAATGCTGAGCAATAGTCAATGCTTTAATCAGAATTCTGAATAAAAAGATTTCATGTCATGTAGTgagcattttatatttatagcAACCACACAGTGATGTCGATTCATCTGAAGCATATTTGAAAATGTGGCTCACTGTTGAGGTCATCCCACTGCATCACTCAGTGGGAGATGCTTACAATTGTAGATAACAGATTGACTGGGATTGAAACAAGGACCCAGGAAAATGATTTAAGCTGGACTGGTAGCCTGAATGCTCTCCGAATTTACATGGCACATTTCACTCCCCACACTAAACATATGGGTAAAATCAGGAGTTCAAATCTAAATAGGCAAGTCAACGTTGGAAGGAAAGTACCCAAGCCATGGAAGTGTGATACTCAGATCAGTTTGTGTTGCATGATGTGTTCCCATTATCCAATAGCAGGAGTGCAGAAAAAGGTGAAAATTGGAACTTTATATTCACAATAAATGAGAAATAATGACCAGGCAATGAACGGAATTCAGAGCAGATGTTGGTACTCTTTCTAAATCCAGTACAGGGCAGTGGCATGCACATAACCATTGATCAACTTGGATGTTAAGATGGTATCCTCGACTtggtttttaaattgaatttctcAAATAAGAAGATAAGGACACAGGCAAGAGGGTTTAGGGGACCTTATGACAGAGATACTTTATCTAATCTGCTCATACTTGACTATGTGAGAGCTCACAACTCTAACACATTAGTCAGAAACTTATGATGCTCAAGTATTTCTAAGGCTCAAAATGAATAATTTGGGATGAAAaccaaatttattttgtttactgCAAAGTCTCTTTGTGTATCTGAGAGATTGAGTTGCTCAATGATAAAACAGAAAACTAATTTTCAACTGAGGCAACAGAAATATTTGCGCATTTGGCTTTCCCATTTAATGCTGAGACCCATTAGAGACAATTAGCataggtttatttttaaatataaaaagctgTACATAACTTAATGTATATAACTTGAGTTCATATATAAAAACATAAGAATGAACAAATGTTGTTACCACAAGCAATGCTTTGAACATATCCATCAGCTCTATAGTATAAGCTTGAGATTATCAGATATTGCTTAGTATCATTGCCTTAAAGGAATAAAGATAATCTGCTCAAATGGAAATGATGAGAAAAGTCATATTTTCTTGGCTCATCACATAAAAGAATGGATCAATTTCTGTAACACTAGAAATCTGAGCTTCTTGAATTCTGGATTTCTACTGACAGGCAGCAGCAATAGAGGAATGAAGATAATGATTAAAAGCTTTTATATTTAAGAGAAATAACACAGACAGAAGTAGATGGCTTCTGATGAAGTACTGAATTCGGAGAAAGCTGATAACCTACAAGAATTCTGACATCCAGGAAAACACAAACTTAGATCACGTCTTCCTATTATCATGTGAGTAAGTGTAGCTTCCTCATAATTCAGGAGTAGATATGCCAGGCATATCTCCTGGATGAGCAGATGGATAAGGCTGAGCTAGAATATGGATAAATCAGCAAAGGAAATTACATGACTTAGCTATTATTACCTACCTAGAGTTTATCTTAGATTTCTTATTTTCACAACAAAGGGATGATAAAATACACCTTGTCACACTGTAAACACAGAAAGTTGAGGGCAGAAAATAGTTGAACAGGTTGGCAAAGCCAGATGTAAAGCAAAAAGTAGTTCCTGGTTTAACAGATCAAGTTGAATGGAAATTTATTCTATTACGTGTTGAAATTAGAAAGTTCTACTAAAATGAAGAAATTGGCATAATTTGTATTTAGAGGAATGTTGACTGGATATTTCAttagctaaagaaaataaaagagttgAGGTTTAAAATGATCTGTGGAACTTTACAAAGTAATAGATACCTGATAAAATCCACAGATCATGAAATGAGAGACAGCCATGAAGGTGACCTACATTGGTTAATGAATTAGAAAAGCCATCAGGAAACCAACGTTAAGATTCTAAATTGTAGTGTTCTAAGTTTGTATTTGTGTTTCATCTTTAACCTAAttatatgtgaaattatttatagaTGCCAATTTCAGAACCTGATGGGCATCTATTCTTGCTTTCATTACCTTCTTTCCTGATAGAGTAAGAAATGTCTCTGCAGTGGCAAGCTGtactaatttttttctgattctttttctttattattattattatttctggtcatggggcttaaactctagtcctgggctctgtccctgagctgttgctcaaggctagctctctaccactttggccacagtGCCCCCCTGGTTGTTTctctgattaagtggagataaaggtctcagagactttcctgcccaggctgactttaaaccacgatccccatatctcagcttcctgagtagctaggacataAGCCATTAGCACTGGTCTTGATCATGATTCTTGACATACTCAGTTCATTTGCTAGTGAAGCCATTGAGGCAttgttatatacatacacacacacacacacacacatgcacatatataactTAGAAAgttataatattttctatagtttatatataatatagtgaaATAT
This window contains:
- the Rgs13 gene encoding regulator of G-protein signaling 13 codes for the protein MNRRNCWICKVCRDESNRFPSNLTLEEVLEWAQSFENLMATKYGPVVYAAYLKMEHSEENIKFWMACETYKKLASRSSRISKAKKLYRIYIQPQSPREINIDSSTRETISRNIQEPTESCFEEAQKIVYRHMEMDSYPRFLKSEMYEKLLKSIQSNNS